In candidate division WOR-3 bacterium, the following are encoded in one genomic region:
- a CDS encoding glycosyl hydrolase family 15 has translation QHCKGLVIGDKLERRNRLDSDLILSEMTQGEKNFDLKVEHLLNKISAPEYRQLNVEALLELSNICDRNPDLQIEQYLVLDVIIGHAVRQGWLEKYPERADKYDEDKQKAWDHFYDSSPYVCQKYFVKAFRFLTEVGEDLTAA, from the coding sequence CAACATTGCAAAGGTTTGGTAATTGGGGATAAACTGGAACGGCGCAACCGCTTAGATAGTGATTTAATCTTGTCAGAAATGACCCAGGGAGAGAAAAATTTTGACCTGAAAGTTGAGCATTTACTGAATAAGATTTCCGCCCCAGAATACCGTCAGCTTAATGTGGAAGCATTGCTGGAGTTGTCCAATATTTGCGATCGCAACCCAGACTTACAAATTGAGCAATATTTAGTCCTGGATGTAATTATCGGTCACGCAGTGCGGCAAGGTTGGTTAGAAAAGTATCCCGAACGGGCGGATAAATATGATGAGGATAAGCAAAAAGCCTGGGATCATTTTTATGACAGTTCCCCTTATGTTTGCCAAAAATACTTTGTCAAAGCTTTCCGCTTTTTAACGGAAGTGGGCGAAGATTTAACCGCTGCTTAG